In the genome of Podospora pseudocomata strain CBS 415.72m chromosome 2 map unlocalized CBS415.72m_2.2, whole genome shotgun sequence, one region contains:
- the FYV4 gene encoding telomere length regulation protein (EggNog:ENOG503P28V; COG:S) has protein sequence MNSLRLHSAFGLLLRPAAAAPVGVSTAVHGLRAFSATTSSQSAEAAPSPVPKPKTWIPNPTPFVPNVQTFLTLIGRDLKSHASKFPSWDSLFSLSSEQLRELGVEPPRSRRYLLRWRDKFARGEYGIGGDLKYVKGGKAILKLVEKVKSPELRLRYVVNVPEGKEVEDLPLSQQVRAKGFKVRGVDKITGPYVLPLKGGRAAVLKVTEGMWEDKRGHKVDGGERRRAEVRFKRGVAERKARREAQGLY, from the coding sequence ATGAATTCGCTACGACTCCATTCTGCCTTCGGGCTCCTGCTCCGacctgccgccgctgccccgGTTGGTGTTTCGACCGCTGTCCACGGACTTAGAGCCTTCTCTGCGACGACATCCTCACAATCCGCCGAAGCCGCCCCATCACCtgtcccaaaacccaagacaTGGATCCCGAATCCTACACCATTCGTCCCCAATGTCCagaccttcctcaccctAATCGGCCGCGATCTTAAATCACACGCCTCCAAATTTCCCTCATGGGATTCACTTTTCAGCTTAAGTTCTGAACAACTGAGGGAGCTCGGTGTGGAACCACCACGCTCACGGCGGTATCTGCTAAGGTGGCGGGACAAGTTTGCGAGGGGAGAGTACGGCATTGGTGGTGACTTGAAGTATGTCAAGGGCGGCAAAGCTATTttgaagctggtggagaaggtcaagagCCCAGAGTTGAGGTTACGATATGTGGTCAACGTGCCTGAAGGCAAGGAGGTGGAAGATCTCCCGCTCAGCCAACAGGTCAGGGCGAAGGGTTTCAAAGTCAGGGGTGTCGACAAGATCACAGGTCCATATGTTCTACCACTGAAGGGCGGTAGGGCAGCTGTGCTCAAGGTGACGGAGGGCATGTGGGAAGACAAGAGAGGACACAAGGTGGATGGCGGTGAGAGAAGACGGGCCGAGGTCCGCTTCAAGCGGGGTGTTGCCGAGCGGAAGGCCCGGAGAGAGGCTCAGGGTCTCTATTAA